The sequence GCCTCTTTGATGGTCTATCCAAAAACCTGCTTTTTGCAGACGATGAATAAATTCTTTCGGTTTTATGCTACCTAAACGATGGTTCATTTTTCGACCATTATAGGCACATAGATTTTTCCAACATATTCTTCTGTCTCATCCGGTATGGGTTCACCGTGCTTTACCAAACTTTCACAATAACATTTTATTGCATCTTCTGCCATTTTTTCTGTTTCTTCAAATGTTTCCCCTTGTGTCATACAGCCTGGCAGTGATGGAACAGTAGCGATATAACCACCTTCACTTGCTTTCTCAAAAATAACGGTAAATTCCATAATTTTCTTTTTTTGGGTTGACATAATATCATACCTCCACTATTTAAGTATAAATAAAATCAAAAGTTTTGTCAAGAACTTTTTTTCGTTTAATAGTATTTTTCAAAATATCCCTGTGTAATTTTTAAGTCATTTTCAATCTGTTTTGCAAGTTTTTTAACAGATGGGAATTTTTTATCGTCTCTGATTTTGGAAAGCAACTCAACAACTATTTTTTTGTTGTATAACTGTTGCTTAAAACCGAGGATATAAATCTCAACTGTTTTAGTAGATAATCCAAGCGTGGGTTTTCTGCCGATGTATGTTATAGCCCGATATCCCCACCTTTTTTTATTACCAATTTTTACTTTTGATATAAAAATTCCTTCAGGCAGGATTTTTTCTTTTTTGGCAGTTAAGTTTGCCGTCGGGAAACCGAGTTTTTTCCCGAGGCCTGAACCTTTTATAACCTTTCCTTCAAATGTATAATTTCTGCCAAGCAGATTATTAGATAGTTCAATGTTACCTGAAATCAGTTTTTTTTTAACCAGTGTTGAGGAAACGATTTTGTTTCTGTACTTTACCGGTTTTACACTGATTACATTTTTGCAGAATTTTTTTAGTGTTTGCAGGTTACCCTGTCTGTCTTTGCCAAATTTAAAATCGCAGCCAACAACGATACCATAGCAATTTTTTAAATAATTTTCTATAAACTGCTGTGGTGTCAAATTTTTTATTTTGCCAAATTGTAGAATCGTAATTTTATCTATATCAAACGATCTTATAATTTTTGCTTTTTCATTGAGTGTTGTAAGATTACCGTGATTTTTCGTCGGGATATAATCAAAAGTCAGAACAGCGCTTTTTATTTTATGTTGTTTGGCGTAGTTAACAGCAGTTTTAAGAACCTGTTGATGACCGAGATGAACACCATCAAACATTCCAATAGCAATAATTTCTGTCGTCATAAAATAAAAACCTTTCACCACAGAGGGCACAGAGAAAAAAACAGAATTAAGAACTTAAAACTCTGCGTTCTCTGTGGTATAACATTAATTGCTTTTTTAAGAGAGTATTTCCCGATTTTAGTTCTAACAAGTTTAGTGACTACCGCACAGGTGTTAAGTTTTTCGGCAATGTCCTCAACCAGTTTTCTGATATAAGTCCCTTTTGAACAATCAACTCTTAATTTAATGGTTTCTTTTGTATATTTGAGCAGTTTTATTTTTTTTATTTCAACAACACGTGGTTTGATTTTTATTTTTATCCCCGCTCTTGCGTACTCATAAAGTTTTCTGCCTTTATACTTTATTGCTGAATACATCGGTGGAATTTGTTTTATTTTTCCTTCAAATTTTTTGAGCACTCGTTCAATTTTTTTTCTGGTTAATTTCGGTACCGTGCAGGTTTTCACAATTTTGCCATCTGTATCACCTGTATCTGTCTGAACTCCAAGCTGCATTTTTACAAGATATTGTTTGTCTAACGCTAAAAATTTTTCAGCATCTTTTGTTGCATCATCAACCAAAACAATAAGAAGCCCTGATGCTAACGGGTCAAGTGTGCCTGTATGTCCTGTTTTTTTAGGTCGTGGCTGAAGTTTCTTTTTGAGGATTCTTATTACATCGTAAGAAGTAATGCCTGACGGCTTGTTAATTAAAAGAACATTTTTCATAAACGCAGATTATGCAGATTTTTAACAGAGATTACGCAGATATTTTTCTATAACCGGCAAAATGGTATTTATTACCTTTTCCATTTTTCCTTTGATGGTACAGCCGGCAGCATTTTTGTGACCACCACCGCCAAACTGTTGGGCAATTTTATTCATATCAATTTCTTTAACCGACCGAAAACTTACTTTAACAAAATTTTTTCTGTCTGTCTCTCTAAAAACCATCCAGACAAGCACATTGGGAATCATACCGGCATAATTTATTATTTC comes from Elusimicrobiota bacterium and encodes:
- a CDS encoding type II toxin-antitoxin system HicB family antitoxin, giving the protein MSTQKKKIMEFTVIFEKASEGGYIATVPSLPGCMTQGETFEETEKMAEDAIKCYCESLVKHGEPIPDETEEYVGKIYVPIMVEK
- a CDS encoding bifunctional riboflavin kinase/FAD synthetase — translated: MTTEIIAIGMFDGVHLGHQQVLKTAVNYAKQHKIKSAVLTFDYIPTKNHGNLTTLNEKAKIIRSFDIDKITILQFGKIKNLTPQQFIENYLKNCYGIVVGCDFKFGKDRQGNLQTLKKFCKNVISVKPVKYRNKIVSSTLVKKKLISGNIELSNNLLGRNYTFEGKVIKGSGLGKKLGFPTANLTAKKEKILPEGIFISKVKIGNKKRWGYRAITYIGRKPTLGLSTKTVEIYILGFKQQLYNKKIVVELLSKIRDDKKFPSVKKLAKQIENDLKITQGYFEKYY
- the truB gene encoding tRNA pseudouridine(55) synthase TruB, giving the protein MKNVLLINKPSGITSYDVIRILKKKLQPRPKKTGHTGTLDPLASGLLIVLVDDATKDAEKFLALDKQYLVKMQLGVQTDTGDTDGKIVKTCTVPKLTRKKIERVLKKFEGKIKQIPPMYSAIKYKGRKLYEYARAGIKIKIKPRVVEIKKIKLLKYTKETIKLRVDCSKGTYIRKLVEDIAEKLNTCAVVTKLVRTKIGKYSLKKAINVIPQRTQSFKFLILFFSLCPLW